The Solanum lycopersicum chromosome 8, SLM_r2.1 DNA segment tttatTAATATAGTACAGAAATATCACTATTCACTAATGTGGTGGATGACTAGATCTAATTTTTGAGTAGGGGTGGGAATGGTACGATATTAATAATTTCGATTTtcgatttgaaaaaatattatattattatcgtatcaaattaatttgatatgatTTGATATAGTATATCAGTAATcatagtttaatttaattaaaattatagttACTTTCTTTAGAAAAATGTGTGAGTTTGAGAGAGACATATTGTTCTCCCAATAAATACACATGTACACAACTAGTGCCATGAAAAGTGGCTGGTAACCAATAATTGACATTTACAatcaaacaacaataataacataatcagTATAATCGAATCGGgtcatataaaagtaaaatagagtgtatattaattttttccatactcgtaaacattgaaaaaaattgtttccaAAAAGTTTTTACTTACTTCATCCGTTCATTTTTACTAGTGcgctatattaaaaatagttgtcaaataatatttatttattttttaaaaaattaagagataattttatctttttatgttaattttaccCTTGTTATAAAAAATTGTTCAATATCTAATACATTTTCTCTTTAcaataaaattaacttttaacggcaacaaataaacatatcaataaagagtgttaaattttttactGACATTAATTAAGTGTCATTGGATCAAATGTTGCTAAAGGCTTTagagacatatacaaagaaagttaattaccgctaaaaatacatattttgcGGCAATTGAGCTATCGTCGTTAGTTAAATTGTCGCTATAGataatttttatgtagtgtctgaaacattaaatttaatatgtccAAAGGGTAATATAGTAATATTACcccttattatttattatttctaaagATATGTGTCAAGTTAATAATGAATAACTATTGTTGGAGAAAGAAAATAACTcgcaataaaataatttcttaaaaagtaacttAAAAATGCAAAGTAGACGtagaaaataataacaatacctACATagcattcaaaaaaaataaaaaatcggatacctttaaaaaataatgtgataacGGAAGTAAAGAACATCATGTATTAACAAAAATCGAAAGAGAAGAAACTATGATATTAGTACTAACtgaataataaaaagtaaaaaacacaaagaaaaagagTATCAACAAGGTTAGTTTCGTCATTATTTAAGAATGCGTCCCAGTGATCTCTGGAACAAAATCTCAAATTCAGATATCAACAgaatcaaaaatattaaatgatatGTATCGATGAATTACAAAAAACGAAATCGAAAACATGACTTAATGAAAATTGTTTTCTATCTAAGCAAAATATGTCCAAATAACATAAATGGAGACACCATAGGAttcccaaaatacaaaaaatagcaaattgacattaaaaaatatgtcatttctATACAATTTCTTACTGTGTCGACACTCCAATCTCAAAACCCTAAGTTTTAAAGGtgctttatttaatttaatttgatgaatttgttttattaggaataaaaacaaaacattaaaaGGGACCACATATTTCCATTATAATATATACCAACTGCtacatttattattgtttttgacTCTTTCTTCTTATAGTCTATTCTAAAGTTTTGATGATTATGAACTTTTTATaggtatttattattattatttcatttactctatactaataaataaatatatattataaagtttTCTTACTTcacatcatgaaaataaaagtcacatattttttttatatgtcatgaaaataaagtaatcaAGAAGTTTACAACTTCAGTATTAGGGTTTTACTTTAATTGATGCGACTATTTCATGTTGATTTTAGTTGAAGAGAATATATTTTATTCGATATAAGATATAGTTAGAGTGTCATATTCGTTAGAGTGAATGAgttgttattataattagaCATATGACATATTTAATGTCGGGTAAAATTTAGAGCGGATAAGGTGTATGTAGTTTTATTGtcgtttttttttattatatatctttatgaaataaaaaaataatttttgataagagtaaaatttttgaaatagagTTACAAGAATACTATGACATATGTTGTTATCATACATTATTAAAAATGAACATTAAAATTGGTGCATAAATTTTGGAAGATTCTCtcctttgaataaataaattatttagtaACTTTTTTTTGAACTTATGATCCTTAAAGTTcatgatttaaaaatatgttttgaacaaaatataaacgaAATGGGAAAATGTTTTGTAAGTTATTTCAAACGTTTGACGATATTGTAATACTTTGTATGTGTGGTTGATCAATATTGATAGGAGATGGTATAACTTCAGCTTACTTGGGACGTGACTCATAGATAAGAGGTTGTGGAGGACACGTATTATAATAAATGTTTAGTAAATAGTGAATCGTTACCTTGCTTATCCTTCCATACTAACAGTCATTTTATTACGCATGTATTTCTTGTCCTTCGATATCTGCTACTATATGATGTTTTTGGTACTTCGATTATCATATTAAATTGAAGCAATTTAGCCTAAATATTCAGAACTGAAGTCCATAAAAGCCAACAAGCCAAAGCCCAACCGCTTTTCTTTCAGGCCCAAATGTTCTTTTCTATCAAGCCCAAAATACTAAATAGCCCAACAATTTTTCATTCAGGCCCAAATGTTCTTATCTGTCAAGCCCAGTATGCTAAATAGCACAAGCATTTGTCTCTGGCGATACTACACAATTAGACACACTtcactataatatatatatatatatatatatatatacacacaaacgTATTTGCTACAAGATATattaaaattggaaaacatgCGAGTGAGATAGTCATGTACCCAAGATACATGTTAATCACACCAGATACTCGCAATCTATGATACCATATGCATAGGAGAGTGGTGAGCGAAATTCGTTATGTATATGCGAATCCACTTTGATATAATGTATCTAGACCAAATTACAGATAGTTTTGACCGAATGTATCCCGAGATATATGTGACTGAATGTACCGAAATCTAGTAAGATTCATAATATTGCAAACtaaaatatatctatataattaataattagctTCGAAACTAGTgagatttatgtaagtttcgTATTATGTTTCTATCAGGCCCAAATATTCCTACTTACCAAGCCCAAAATAATACAGTAAACAGGCCCAATCTCTAGAATTACAAAGTAGTTGAGACAGTTAAATTCTAACGACGTCGTTTTTCTCCTTTTCAAAAAATCTTCTCCTTAAACCCCTATCCTTTCCACTGACACACTCAAAAACCTCTGAGCAAAACTCCGGCAACCGGAAAAACCCCTCCGACCAAACTTCGGCGAACATGCCGTTCACCCTTCTCTCTCCTCCACCTTTCCCTTCACTTCTCCACCATACCCTACCACCCCTTCAATTCAAACCCTTCATTTCCCTTCACCATCTACGCCTCAAGCACCCCACCACCCTCACCACCGTTTCTGCCATCGGTGCTGACGGTAAGTACTACCCCACACCCTCAGACGATGACCCACCTGAAGCACCCGAAGATTCAATGCATGGTGTGAACAAATTTCAGCAAATTCAACGGCAAGCAGCTAAAGCAAGAAAACAGCAAGAAGAGCTTTTCAAGAAAGAACAGTCCATTTTCGTGAATGCATTAGCTGATGTTGAAGATGCACCTGATAATCCTCTTGTGAATGATAGTGATAGTGGGGATGATTTATTTGGTGAAATTGATAAAGCTATTgctttgaaaagaaaagagtttgtAAAACAGGGGCTTTTAAAGCCTAACCCCAAGAAATCAGCTTTAGTTGAGGTTGAAGTTGAAGGTATAGATGAGTTATTGCCTGAAGAAGTTGTTGATTTGGAGGAAATTAGTGAGCTTACTGGATTGACTGAAATTTCGGAAGGCGAAGAAAGTGAAGAAGATAGGTCTGATTTTGAGGTAAGTGATGATGTGGTTAAAGCTGAATTTTCAGATTTATCTTCATTTGATATTGACTTTGATGAGTATGGTAAAGCAAAGCCAAGAATTGCAGAACCCAAGTTTAGAATGAGTTTAGCTGAGCTTTTGGATGAGAGTAGGGTAGTGCCAGTGTCAGTTTATGGAGATTTAGAGGTGGAAATTAGTGGTATACAACACGATTCGCGGTTGGTTGAGAGTGGTGATTTGTTTGTGTGTTGTGTTGGGATGAAAACTGATGGACATTTATATTTATCAGAGGCTGATAAGAGAGGAGCTGTTGCTGTTGTAGCTAGTAAAGAGATTGATATTGAGGAAACTTTGGGGTGTAAAGCGCTGGTCATTGTGGAGGACACGAATGCAGTGCTTGCTGTGTTAGCTGCTTCGTTTTATAGGCATCCGTCTAAAAGTATGTCTGTGATTGGGGTTACAGGAACTAACGGAAAGACTACAACTTCTTACTTAATAAAGGCAATGTATGGAGCAATGGGGTTGAGGACGGGCATGTTGAGTACAGTAGGGTATTATATATATGGGGATAACAAGTTAGAGTCCCCTCATACAACCCCTGATGCAGTATTGGTTCAGAAACTGATGGCAAAGATGGTTCATAATGGGACCGAGGCATTGGTAATGGAGGCCTCTTCTCATGGATTGGCAGTAGGTCGGTGTGATGAGGTTGATTTTGACATTGCAGTTTTTACCAACTTGACGCGGGATCACTTAGATTTTCATGGGACTGAGGAAGAGTATAGGGATGCTAAGGCTAAGTTGTTTGCTAGGATGGTGGACCCAGCACGACACCGCAAGATTGTGAATATTGATGACACTAATGCAACTTTCTTTGTTGCACAAGGAAACCCTGATGTGCCTGTTGTGACTTTTGCAATGGACAATAAGAGTGCTGATGTTCATCCTTTAAAGTTTCAGTTATCTCTCTTTGAGACTCAAGTGCTGGTCAACACACCTCAAGGCATATTGGAAATATCTTCTGGTTTGCTTGGACGGCATAACATCTATAACATTCTTGCAGCAGTCGCTGTTGGAATTGCCGTTGGGGCACCTTTGGAGGACATTGTCAAAGGTATTGAAGAGGTTGATGCAGTCCCTGGTCGATGTGAGCTGATAGATGAAGAACAGGCTTTTGGAGTAATTGTAGACTATGCTCATACCCCTGATGCTTTATCAAGACTACTTGATTACGTGAGAGAGCTTGGCCCTAGGAGGGTTATAACTGGTAAGCAATCAGCAACTTCTTCCTCCCTCTTCCATTCAGCAAGGATGCATTTAAATGCCCGTGTAAAATAGAAAGTCTTTGCTTTTTTTATGCAAGCTTCTCCGCATAAGAACTTAGGTGGAGCAAATTTCCAAGcttcacatttgaaaagttttcaTGTTTTTAGAACTGTGGTTTATTTATAGATAGACATAGACATACACACATGTAAATGTATGTGCTTTATTCCTGTATGTAAAGAAAATATGAGTTAATAGAGCAATAACCTAGAAGTTATATGTATACTTTATATGGCGTTTCTGAGAAAAGTAATGTAGTCAGACATGGTTATTTTGTTGAAGGATTTTAAGATAGTTCAAGATTACGAGTATAAACCAAGCTAGGACACAAAGTTAGAGATGTTGGCCTGCAGATGTTGCCAGCTACTCTTGGACACTACCTTGTTTTGCCCTATAGCATGAACCATATTTGTTTTCACCATTAACTGTCATCCCCCTTTGTCTTTATTAACATTCTCATTaatgttttcaaaatttctttttcttttatctattatttttttactaagaTGTATACCTGTATCTTTGCTTGAAGTTTTTGGTTGTGCTGGAGAGAGCGACAGAGGAAAGAGGCCCATAATGGCAAAGATAGCAACAGATAAAAGTGATGTGACAATTCTGACATCCGACAATCCAAAGACCGAGGATCCTTGTAAGTATCATAGCTTGAAGTTGATATAACAGAGACGGTTTTTGGAAATCATCATATTTGAGATTATTTGGCTGTCTTTCTCTTTTTC contains these protein-coding regions:
- the LOC101055537 gene encoding hop-interacting protein THI138 isoform X1 → MPFTLLSPPPFPSLLHHTLPPLQFKPFISLHHLRLKHPTTLTTVSAIGADGKYYPTPSDDDPPEAPEDSMHGVNKFQQIQRQAAKARKQQEELFKKEQSIFVNALADVEDAPDNPLVNDSDSGDDLFGEIDKAIALKRKEFVKQGLLKPNPKKSALVEVEVEGIDELLPEEVVDLEEISELTGLTEISEGEESEEDRSDFEVSDDVVKAEFSDLSSFDIDFDEYGKAKPRIAEPKFRMSLAELLDESRVVPVSVYGDLEVEISGIQHDSRLVESGDLFVCCVGMKTDGHLYLSEADKRGAVAVVASKEIDIEETLGCKALVIVEDTNAVLAVLAASFYRHPSKSMSVIGVTGTNGKTTTSYLIKAMYGAMGLRTGMLSTVGYYIYGDNKLESPHTTPDAVLVQKLMAKMVHNGTEALVMEASSHGLAVGRCDEVDFDIAVFTNLTRDHLDFHGTEEEYRDAKAKLFARMVDPARHRKIVNIDDTNATFFVAQGNPDVPVVTFAMDNKSADVHPLKFQLSLFETQVLVNTPQGILEISSGLLGRHNIYNILAAVAVGIAVGAPLEDIVKGIEEVDAVPGRCELIDEEQAFGVIVDYAHTPDALSRLLDYVRELGPRRVITVFGCAGESDRGKRPIMAKIATDKSDVTILTSDNPKTEDPLDILDDMLAGVGWTMQDYLKYGENDYYPPLPNGHRLFVHDIRRVAVRCGVAMGEEGDIVVVAGKGHEAFQIEGEKREFFDDREECREALQYVDELHQAGIDTSEFPWRLPESH